From a single Telopea speciosissima isolate NSW1024214 ecotype Mountain lineage unplaced genomic scaffold, Tspe_v1 Tspe_v1.0022, whole genome shotgun sequence genomic region:
- the LOC122647317 gene encoding uncharacterized protein LOC122647317, which produces MGGLIRHSNGDPILAFVGKGVEPSVLAMELLAIHRGVALCLDKGYHNISIRSDSKLAVDIITGTFSYPWNVYVLKCQICSLLNHLTHLEVKHVWRELNQSADFVASNDSGDVESILYPRDFPEDLMRLIHDDIDRKTYFRPP; this is translated from the coding sequence ATGGGGGGGCTTATTCGGCATTCCAATGGAGACCCGATTCTGGCTTTTGTGGGCAAAGGGGTGGAGCCTTCAGTGCTTGCCATGGAATTACTAGCTATTCACAGAGGGGTTGCCTTGTGCTTGGACAAGGGTTATCACAATATTTCTATtcgatctgattcgaagttggcgGTAGATATCATTACTGGTACTTTCAGCTACCCTTGGAATGTGTATGTCTTGAAATGTCAGATTTGCTCTCTTTTGAACCATCTGACTCATCTTGAAGTGAAACATGTCTGGAGGGAACTGAACCAGTCGGCAGATTTTGTCGCCTCTAATGACAGTGGAGATGTGGAATCCATTCTTTATCCCCGGGACTTTCCTGAAGATCTAATgaggctgattcatgatgatatTGATAGGAAGACCTACTTTAGGCCTCCTTGA